The Echeneis naucrates chromosome 8, fEcheNa1.1, whole genome shotgun sequence genome has a window encoding:
- the dock6 gene encoding dedicator of cytokinesis protein 7 isoform X6 yields MTSTASERRAFAHKINRTVAAEVRKQVSRDYGSPQLSKKRGGSLSSHNTLPLTEVVEPVDYEEYVSSHAPAVELGPLRQLMEFPQDDLELLPMEKECTTLEPPLPEEEDSLDPRVRDALAVYTDDWLVIQRKYQRYSTTYTPLNSERQRERQRGLVKQTFELDEAAVAERQDDQDDSKRRSVSLDETPRGSWASSIFDLKNSSPDALLPSVLERTAAEDMDHRNTEARLQGRHSDLMGLYPPPDEDEAVERCSAPEVPKEHCGQRIMVKCLSLKFEIEIEPIFGTLALYDIKEKKKISENFYFDLNSDQMKGLLKPHTPHIAISTLARSAIFSITYPSADIFLVIKLEKVLQQGDIGDCCEPYMVMKESDSSKHKEKLEKVRLQAEQACSRLGQFRMPFAWTAIHLINIVSSVGGLDRSDPDSDSVEFVLIPERKSHGTWNERKKKAFERMSVGDDMCNFATFRPATLTVTNFFKQEGDRLSDEDLYKFLADMRRPSSVLRRLRPVTAHLKIDISPAPDLPHYCLSPELLHIKPYPDLRVRPTKEVQEFPARCVYTPHTTYRNLLYVYPQSLNFSSRQGSVRNIAVKVQFMAGEDPSQALPVIFGKSSCAEFMKEAYTPVIYHNKSPEFYEEMKMKIPANLTDNHHLLFTFYHISCQPKQNTPLETPVGYTWIPLMQHGRLRTGSFSLPVSVEKPPPSYSVLTPDVQLPGMKWVDNHKGVFNVEVTAASSVHTQDPHLDKFFTLVYVLEEYSFPFRLKDVIITEANMEGELKASMAALRGALLDTCVRFLHQLLNKLIQLIVYPPVIAAQIVNLGRVAFEAMALLVNQMHKNLEGNLDQHGRNNLLVSYIHYCFRLPTAEPTIPPSGTKSYEMPMQYATLSRATARPSSLHLSRSKSISNSNPDLASTPVSPDEEVQRIIGSKANDRSCNRMSAFLDSVALFSVPTRQTIKKLLHEELALQWVVSTSTVREAALQQAWFFFQLMTKSMAHHLFLTSKLDSPRRQRFPDRFVDDIAALVCAISADIASRYHKDVELVERLNTSLAFFLNDLLSLMDRGFVFNLIRSYYKQIASKLYAAQNPSSLNALRMDFTRIVCSHEHYVILNLPCSTLSPPASPSPSTSSTTSQGSAFSSMVQDQGVATMFELSVPFRQQHFLSGLLLTELSLILDPDGEGFFFLHKKAISAVHSLLCSHDADPRYSDPQVRAHVAQLYLPLIPIVMETLHQLHDFSDSSPARVRHASAHTDDADPDGSNTISQSVAMAIAGSPLPHAKANAFALPTVAGRQSSSLSAECSRTLLVCFLWVLKNADAALLERWVSDLSVLQINRLLDLLHLCVSCFEYKGKKTLERINSLTFKKSQDMKARLEEAILGTIGARQEMVRRCRGTLHERKVMSPYGSQENVRWRKNVTHWRQNADRVDKSKAEVEQESVVDGNLATEASLIVLDTLEIIVKTVVASELKESLLGGVLRVLLHSMAGNQSALFLQHCFTTQRALVFKFPEMLFEEDTELCADLCLRLLRHCSSSVGSVRSHASASLYLLMRQNFEIGNNFARVKMQVTMSLSSLVGTSQNFNEEHLRRSLKTILTYAEEDLELRDTPFPEQVQDLVFNLHMILTDTVKMKEHQQDPEMLIDLMYRIAKGYQNSPDLRLTWLQNMAGKHSERGNHAEAAHCLVHSAALVAEYLNMLEDCRYLPIGCVTFQHVSSNVLEESAVSDDVLSPEEEGICAGKYFSESGLVGLLEQAAASFNMAAMYEAINEVYKILLPIHEANRDFKKLATVHGKLHDAFNKVYNQSSGWERMFGTYFRVGFYGCRFGDLDEQEFVYKEPSITKLAEISHRLEEFYSERFGDEVVEIIKDSNPVDKHKLDANKAYLQITYVEPHFDTYELKERITYFDKNYNLRTFMYCTPFTLDGRAHGDLCEQYKRKTILTTSHAFPYIKTRINVIHKEEIILVPMEVAIEDMQKKTQELAFATNQDPADSKMLQMVLQGCVGTTVNQGPLEVAQVFLSDIPNDPKLFRHHNKLRLCFKDFTKRCEDALRKNKALIGPDQKEYHKELERNYNKLKDALGPLINRKIPQLYRTQPAQTTHRNSYSRSSLRRVDC; encoded by the exons atgacatctaCGGCCAGCGAGAGGAGGGCGTTCGCCCACAAAATCAACCG gACTGTTGCTGCAGAAGTCAGAAAACAGGTGTCACGAGACTATGGTTCACCCCAGCTATCAAAAAAACGAGGAGGT AGTCTTTCTAGCCATAATACT TTGCCCCTGACAGAGGTGGTTGAGCCGGTGGACTATGAGGAGTACGTTAGCAGTCATGCGCCTGCAGTGGAGCTTGGTCCCCTTAGACAACTAATGGAGTTCCCCCAGGATGACCTTGAGCTCCTCCCAATGGAAAAAGAGTGCACAACACTGGAGCCTCCACtgccggaggaggagga ctCATTGGATCCCAGAGTGAGAGATGCCTTGGCAGTCTACACAGATGACTGGCTCGTCATTCAAAGAAA gTACCAGCGCTACAGCACCACGTACACCCCTCTCAACTCTGAGCGACAGAGGGAAAGGCAGCGAGGGCTGGTCAAACAGACCTTTGAACTGGAtgaggctgctgttgctgagCGTCAGGATGACCAG GATGACTCAAAACGGCGCTCAGTTAGCCTTGATGAGACCCCTCGGGGCAGCTGGGCCTCCAGCATCTTTGACCTGAAGAACTCCTCTCCAGACGCTCTTCTGCCGTCTGTGCTGGAACGTACAGCTGCAGAGGACATGGACCACCGCAATACGGAGGCACGCCTCCAAGGGCGCCACAGTGACCTGATGGGCCTGTACCCTCCCCCTGATGAG GATGAAGCAGTAGAGAGATGCTCTGCTCCTGAAGTGCCCAAAGAACACTGTGGCCAGAGGATCATGGTTaaatgtctgtctctgaa GTTTGAAATAGAAATTGAGCCAATCTTTGGAACACTTGCCCTCTATGATatcaaggaaaagaaaaag ATCTCTGAAAACTTCTACTTTGACCTGAACTCGGATCAGATGAAAGGACTTCTTAAACCCCACACACCTCACATAGCCATTTCCACACTGGCCCGCTCTGCCATTTTCTCAATTACCTACCCTTCCGCCGATATCTTCTTGGTCATCAAG CTTGAGAAAGTCCTTCAACAAGGTGACATCGGTGACTGCTGTGAACCATACATGGTTATGAAAGAATCAGATTCTTCCAAG CATAAAGAGAAGCTGGAGAAGGTTCGTCTGCAGGCAGAACAGGCATGCAGTCGTCTGGGTCAGTTTCGCATGCCTTTTGCTTGGACGGCCATTCACCTTATCAACATCGTCAGCAGTGTAGGAGGTCTGGATCGATCAGACCCGGACTCAGACTCTG TAGAATTTGTCCTCATTCCAGAGCGAAAAAGTCACGGAACATggaatgagagaaagaagaaggcATTCGAACGGATGAGTGTCGGGGATGACATGTGTAACTTTGCCACTTTCCGACCTGCAACACTTACCGTCACCAACTTCTTCAAACAG GAGGGGGACAGACTAAGTGATGAAGATCTCTACAAGTTCCTGGCAGATATGCGCAGACCATCATCTGTTCTGAGGAGACTGAGACCTGTCACAG CTCATTTGAAGATTGACATCTCTCCAGCTCCGGACTTGCCTCATTACTGTTTGTCACCAGAGCTTCTTCATATAAAGCCGTACCCTGACCTGCGTGTTCGCCCAACCAAAGAGGTGCAGGAGTTCCCTGCTCGCTGTGTATACACTCCACACACCACCTACAG GAATCTGCTGTACgtttacccacaatctctgaACTTCAGCAGTCGTCAGGGCTCAGTGAGAAACATCGCAGTAAAGGTTCAATTCATGGCAGGAGAGGACCCCAGTCAAGCTTTGCCG GTCATCTTTGGAAAGTCAAGCTGTGCTGAGTTCATGAAGGAGGCCTACACCCCTGTCATCTACCACAATAA GTCTCCTGAGTTCTATGaagagatgaagatgaaaatccCTGCCAATCTGACAGACAACCACCACCTGCTGTTTACTTTCTACCATATCAGCTGCCAGCCCAAACAGAACACTCCTCTGGAGACCCCTGTGGGCTACACT TGGATCCCTCTGATGCAGCATGGCCGACTACGCACTGGCTCCTTCAGTCTCCCTGTCTCAGTGGAAAAGCCTCCACCTAGCTACTCTGTACTTACCCctgat GTTCAGCTCCCAGGCATGAAGTGGGTGGATAATCACAAAGGAGTGTTCAACGTGGAAGTGACAGCGGCTTCTTCAGTTCACACTCAG GACCCCCACCTGGATAAGTTCTTCACTCTAGTGTATGTCCTGGAGGAGTACTCCTTTCCTTTCCGCCTGAAGGATGTCATCATAACTGAGGCAAACATGGAAGGGGAGCTGAAGGCCAGTATGGCTGCACTGAGAGGGGCTCTGCTGGATACCTGTGTCAGGTTTTTGCACCAGCTGCTCAACAAGCTTATTCAGCTAATCGTCTACCCCCCTGTCATCGCTGCTCAAATTG TAAACCTGGGCCGTGTTGCCTTCGAAGCTATGGCATTGTTGGTTAACCAGATGCACAAGAATCTGGAGGGAAACCTTGATCAGCATGGCCGCAACAACCTATTGGTGTCCTACATTCACTACTGCTTCCGACTGCCCACCGCAGAACCTACAATACCCCCATCAG GCACAAAGTCATACGAGATGCCAATGCAGTACGCCACCTTATCCAGAGCAACAGCCCGCCCAAGTAGCCTGCACCTGTCCCGTTCCAAGAGCATCAGCAACTCCAATCCTGACCTGGCCAGTACGCCAGTTTCTCCTGATGAGGAGGTACAAAGGATCATAGGAAGCAAG GCAAACGACCGCAGCTGCAATCGCATGTCTGCCTTTCTGGACAGCGTGGCCTTGTTTTCAGTTCCCACAAGGCAGACTATCAAGAAG CTACTCCATGAGGAGCTGGCACTACAGTGGGTGGTCAGCACCAGCACAGTGAGGGAAGCAGCGCTGCAGCAGGCCTGGTTTTTCTTCCAGCTCATG ACAAAGAGCATGGCCCATCACTTATTCCTGACTTCAAAATTAGACTCTCCCAGGCGTCAGCGCTTCCCAGATCGCTTTGTGGATGACATTGCTGCACTTGTGTGTGCCATCAGTGCAGACATTGCCAGCCGATACCACAAG GATGTGGAGCTTGTGGAGAGATTAAACACCAGTCTGGCCTTCTTCCTGAATGACCTGCTGTCTCTTATGGATCGGGGTTTTGTGTTCAACCTCATCCGGTCCTACTACAAACAG ATTGCCAGCAAGCTGTATGCAGCACAGAACCCCAGCTCTCTGAATGCACTGAGAATGGACTTCACTCGCATTGTCTGCAGCCACGAGCACTATGTCATCCTCAACCTGCCGTGCTCAACTCTTAGCCCTCCAGCCTCCCCTTCCCCCTCAACTTCCTCCACCACCTCACAG GgttcagcattttccagcatgGTGCAAGACCAAGGCGTGGCCACGATGTTTGAGCTCTCTGTCCCTTTTCGccagcagcacttcctgtctggtCTGCTGCTTACCGAGCTCTCGCTCATTCTTGATCCTGATGGAGAAGG gttttttttcctccataaaaAAGCCATTAGTGCTGTTCACTCCCTGCTCTGCAGCCATGATGCAGATCCCCGCTACAGTGACCCTCAGGTCAGAGCCCACGTTGCTCAGCTCTACCTGCCCCTCATCCCCATCGTCATGGAGACATTACATCAGCTCCACGACTTTTCTG ACTCTTCTCCTGCGCGGGTCCGCCATGCCTCAGCCCACACTGACGATGCTGACCCAGACGGTAGCAACACCATCAGTCAGTCTGTTGCTATGGCGATTGCCGGCTCCCCTCTGCCACATGCCAAAGCCAACGCATTTGCGCTACCCACAGTG GCTGGGCGCCAGTCCAGCTCCCTGTCCGCTGAGTGCAGCAGGACTCTGCTGGTGTGTTTCCTGTGGGTGCTGAAGAATGCAGATGCAGCTCTCCTGGAGCGCTGGGTGTCTGATTTGTCTGTGTTGCAAATTAACCGGCTGCTGGATCTGCTGCATCTCTGTGTCTCCTGCTTCGAATACAAG GGTAAGAAGACTCTGGAGAGGATCAACAGCCTTACTTTTAAAAAGTCTCAGGACATGAAGGCTCGACTGGAGGAGGCCATACTGGGCACTATTGGGGCTCGCCAAGAGATGGTTCGTCGCTGTAGAGGTACATTACATGAGAGAaaagttat GAGCCCCTATGGCAGCCAAGAGAACGTTAGGTGGAGAAAAAATGTCACTCACTGGAGGCAAAATGCAGACAGAGTCGACAA AAGTAAAGCTGAGGTGGAGCAAGAGTCAGTGGTGGATGGAAACCTTGCTACTGAAGCCTCTCTGATAGTGTTAGACACACTGGAGATAATTGtcaag ACTGTTGTTGCATCAGAGCTGAAGGAAAGCCTTTTAGGCGGAGTACTTAGAGTGCTTCTTCACAGCATGGCAGGCAACCAGAGTGCCCTCTTCCTGCAGCACTGCTTTACTACACAGAGGGCTCTGGTTTTCAAG TTCCCAGAGATGCTGTTCGAAGAGGACACTGAGCTTTGTGCAGACCTGTGCCTGCGTCTCCTTCGTCACTGCAGCAGTAGTGTCGGCTCAGTCAGAAGTCACGCCTCCGCCTCACTTTACCTTCTTATGAGGCAAAATTTTGAAATTGGAAAC AACTTTGCCCGAGTGAAGATGCAGGTCACTATGTCTCTGTCCTCGCTGGTGGGAACATCGCAGAATTTTAATGAGGAGCATCTTCGACGGTCACTTAAGACAATCCTGACATATGCTGAAGAGGATTTGGAACTACGTGACACTCCCTTCCCAGAGCAA gTCCAGGATCTGGTGTTCAACCTGCACATGATTCTTACTGACACTGTGAAGATGAAAGAGCATCAGCAGGATCCAGAGATGCTCATTGACTTAATGTACAG gattGCAAAGGGCTACCAGAACTCACCAGACCTGCGTCTTACGTGGCTCCAGAACATGGCAGGGAAACACTCTGAGAGAGGGAACCATGCTGAAGCTGCCCACTGTCTGGTCCACAGTGCTGCACTGGTGGCAGAATACCTCAACATGCTGGAGGATTGCCGCTACCTGCCAATCGGATGTGTCACATTTCAG catGTTTCATCTAACGTATTGGAGGAGTCTGCAGTGTCTGATGACGTCCTCtcaccagaggaggaggggattTGTGCTGGGAAGTACTTCAGCGAGTCTGGCCTGGTGGGCCTCCTGGAGCAAGCAGCTGCTTCTTTTAACATG GCTGCCATGTATGAGGCCATAAACGAAGTGTACAAGATTCTGCTGCCCATCCATGAAGCCAACAGAGACTTCAAAAAGCTGGCTACCGTCCACGGGAAGCTGCATGATGCCTTCAACAAAGTCTATAACCAA AGTTCGGGCTGGGAG AGAATGTTTGGGACCTACTTCCGGGTTGGTTTCTATGGTTGTCGGTTTGGAGACCTGGATGAACAAGAGTTTGTCTACAAGGAACCGTCGATCACCAAACTAGCAGAGATCTCCCACAGACTTGAG GAGTTCTACTCAGAGAGGTTTGGGGATGAGGTTGTTGAAATTATCAAGGACTCCAACCCAGTGGACAAACACAAGCTGGATGCCAACAAG GCGTATCTCCAGATCACCTACGTCGAGCCACATTTTGATACCTACGAACTAAAGGAACGGATTACGTACTTCGACAAGAACTATAACTTGCGTACCTTTATGTACTGCACTCCCTTCACCCTGGATGGCCGAGCCCACGGCGACCTGTGCGAGCAGTACAAGCGCAAAACCATTTTGACAACATCTCACGCATTCCCTTACATAAAGACACGTATCAACGTCATCCACAAGGAAGAG ATCATTCTTGTCCCCATGGAGGTGGCCATTGAGGACATGCAAAAGAAGACTCAGGAGCTCGCCTTCGCCACAAATCAAGACCCCGCCGACTCTAAGATGCTGCAGATGGTCCTTCAGGGCTGCGTGGGCACCACTGTCAACCAG GGCCCCCTTGAGGTGGCACAGGTCTTTCTTTCTGACATTCCTAATGACCCAAAGCTGTTTCGCCATCACAACAAACTGCGTCTCTGCTTTAAAGACTTCACTAAGAG GTGTGAGGATGCCCTGAGGAAGAATAAAGCCCTGATTGGACCAGATCAGAAGGAGTACCACAAAGAGCTGGAGAGGAACTACAACAAGCTGAAAGACGCTCTGGGTCCTCTCATCAACCGCAAGATCCCCCAGCTATACAGAACCCAGCCAGCTCAGACTACGCA CAGGAACTCCTACAGTAGGTCCAGTCTCCGCAGAGTCGACTGTTGA